From a single Solirubrobacterales bacterium genomic region:
- a CDS encoding META domain-containing protein, with amino-acid sequence MSLVVLLACGSGGDEAQQTPGELWGRTFISTAASENGEPRPLAPDTRIEVTFNEREDQGVVGWQAGCNTFGADVEITADSLVVGVIAGTEIGCLDVLHAQDEWLAGFFGSDPRWRLSNDRLILRSGETVIELEASRR; translated from the coding sequence ATGAGTCTTGTTGTACTGCTCGCCTGCGGGTCCGGCGGCGACGAGGCCCAGCAGACACCCGGGGAACTGTGGGGCCGCACGTTCATCTCCACGGCGGCCTCCGAGAACGGCGAACCGCGACCGCTCGCCCCTGACACGCGTATCGAGGTGACCTTCAATGAGCGAGAGGACCAGGGGGTCGTGGGATGGCAGGCGGGCTGCAACACCTTCGGGGCGGATGTGGAGATCACCGCCGACAGCCTCGTCGTCGGCGTGATCGCGGGTACCGAGATCGGATGTCTCGATGTCCTCCATGCGCAGGACGAGTGGCTAGCAGGCTTCTTTGGCTCCGATCCGCGATGGCGACTGAGCAATGACCGGCTCATACTCAGATCCGGTGAGACCGTGATCGAGCTGGAAGCGAGCCGCAGGTGA
- a CDS encoding delta-60 repeat domain-containing protein: MERPQAVRTRTGWRVAALGSLAGVLLLLAAAAAAPAQAAPGDLDVTFSGDGKQRTDFLTGESRAAAVVRQPDGKIVAVGESHSDFAIARYNTDGSLDTSFSGDGRQVTDFAGFDRANGVALQADGKIVAVGSTTAAGGNFALARYNPNGSLDTTFSGDGKQTTDLGGTFSPDRGNGVAIQADGKIVAVGVAGATHGSRPDPPPDDFGLVRYNTDGSLDTSFSGDGKQRTDLAGDSDDEANGVAIQADGKIVAVGGTGFFTLARYNTNGALDTSFSGDGKQGTDFGGFFDGAAAVALQADGKIVAVGFAGVTSTGRDFALARYNTNGTLDTSFSADGKQNTDVGGAFDGATAMALQGDGKIVAVGFAGATSAAHDFALARYDTDGSLDTSFSGDGKQTTDFGGLDGASGVALQGDGKIVAVGTADESGVAQMALTKMALARYNTDGSLDTSFSADGKQATTFGGGDAAVGVALQTDGKIVTVGTTEFGVSSFSAQSGFALARHNADGSLDTSFSGDGKQTTDLGGAAASGVAIQADGKIVVVGANDEDFALARYNTNGSLDTSFSGDGKQTTDFGPFDAASDVAIQTNGKIVVVGIRSDGMGNDDFALARYNPNGSLDTTFSGDGKQTTGFGGSDRANGVALQADGRIVVVGAGGAGADAVHSDFALARYNTNGSLDTSFSGDGRQTTDFGGLGGLGEGIAEVALQANGKIVAVGATGGTNPNGGDSEFALARYNPNGSLDTTFSGDGKQTTEFGGDDGAGGVALQAGGKIVAVGAGGLNSNFALARYNTDGSLDTSFSGDGRQLTDFGGEDGATGMALQGDGKIIAVGFGFGTDRTSDFALARYLGG, encoded by the coding sequence GTGGAGAGGCCGCAGGCCGTGCGGACACGGACCGGGTGGCGGGTGGCCGCCCTGGGCTCGCTGGCCGGAGTGCTCCTCCTGCTTGCCGCGGCCGCGGCAGCGCCGGCGCAAGCCGCCCCCGGGGACCTCGACGTAACCTTCTCCGGCGACGGCAAGCAGCGGACCGACTTCCTTACCGGTGAGAGCCGAGCAGCGGCGGTCGTTCGCCAGCCGGACGGCAAGATCGTCGCCGTGGGCGAAAGCCACAGCGACTTCGCGATCGCCCGCTACAACACCGACGGCTCCCTCGACACGAGCTTCTCCGGCGACGGTCGGCAGGTAACCGACTTCGCGGGTTTCGACCGGGCGAACGGGGTGGCGCTCCAGGCGGACGGCAAGATCGTCGCGGTCGGCAGCACCACAGCCGCTGGGGGCAATTTCGCCCTCGCCCGCTACAACCCGAACGGATCGCTCGACACGACCTTCTCCGGGGACGGCAAGCAAACCACCGATCTAGGGGGCACCTTCAGCCCCGACCGGGGCAATGGGGTGGCGATCCAGGCGGACGGCAAGATCGTCGCGGTTGGCGTCGCTGGCGCGACCCATGGTTCTCGCCCCGACCCCCCGCCCGACGACTTCGGGCTCGTCCGCTACAACACCGACGGCTCCCTCGACACGAGCTTCTCCGGCGACGGCAAGCAGAGGACCGATCTCGCCGGGGACAGCGACGACGAGGCGAACGGGGTGGCGATCCAGGCCGACGGCAAGATCGTCGCGGTCGGCGGCACGGGCTTCTTCACGCTCGCCCGATACAACACGAACGGGGCGCTCGACACCAGCTTCTCCGGGGACGGCAAGCAGGGCACCGACTTCGGGGGCTTCTTTGACGGGGCAGCAGCGGTGGCGCTCCAGGCCGACGGCAAGATCGTCGCGGTCGGGTTCGCTGGGGTGACCTCCACCGGTCGCGATTTCGCGCTCGCCCGCTACAACACGAACGGGACGCTCGACACCAGCTTCTCCGCCGACGGCAAGCAGAACACCGACGTAGGGGGCGCCTTTGACGGGGCGACAGCGATGGCGCTCCAGGGCGACGGCAAGATCGTCGCGGTCGGCTTCGCTGGGGCGACCTCTGCCGCTCACGACTTCGCCCTCGCCCGCTACGACACCGACGGCTCGCTCGATACGAGCTTCTCGGGCGACGGCAAGCAGACGACCGACTTCGGGGGCTTGGACGGGGCGAGCGGGGTGGCGCTCCAGGGCGACGGCAAGATCGTCGCGGTGGGGACGGCCGACGAGTCCGGCGTCGCCCAGATGGCCCTCACCAAGATGGCCCTGGCCCGCTACAACACCGACGGCTCGCTCGACACGAGCTTCTCCGCGGACGGCAAGCAGGCGACCACGTTCGGGGGCGGCGACGCCGCCGTCGGCGTGGCGCTCCAGACCGATGGCAAGATCGTCACGGTCGGCACTACCGAGTTCGGCGTGAGCAGCTTCTCCGCCCAGTCCGGGTTCGCGCTCGCGCGCCACAACGCCGACGGTTCGCTCGATACGAGCTTCTCCGGCGACGGCAAGCAGACGACCGACCTCGGGGGCGCCGCTGCGAGCGGGGTGGCGATCCAGGCAGACGGCAAGATCGTCGTGGTCGGGGCCAACGACGAGGACTTCGCGCTCGCCCGCTACAACACCAACGGCTCCCTCGACACGAGCTTCTCCGGGGACGGCAAGCAGACAACGGACTTCGGGCCCTTTGATGCAGCGAGCGATGTGGCGATCCAAACAAACGGCAAGATCGTCGTGGTCGGAATCCGATCCGACGGAATGGGCAACGACGACTTCGCGCTCGCCCGCTACAACCCGAACGGCTCCCTCGACACGACATTTTCCGGGGATGGCAAGCAGACGACCGGCTTCGGGGGCTCCGACCGCGCGAACGGAGTGGCGCTCCAGGCGGACGGCAGGATCGTCGTGGTGGGGGCCGGCGGCGCCGGTGCGGACGCCGTCCACAGCGACTTCGCGCTCGCCCGCTACAACACCAACGGCTCCCTCGACACGAGCTTCTCCGGGGACGGCAGGCAGACAACCGACTTCGGCGGCCTCGGCGGCCTCGGCGAGGGGATAGCCGAGGTGGCACTCCAGGCGAACGGCAAGATCGTCGCGGTCGGGGCGACCGGCGGCACCAATCCCAACGGCGGAGACAGCGAATTCGCCCTCGCCCGCTACAACCCCAACGGCTCCCTCGACACGACCTTCTCCGGGGACGGCAAGCAAACGACCGAATTCGGGGGGGACGACGGGGCAGGTGGGGTGGCGCTGCAGGCGGGAGGCAAGATCGTCGCGGTCGGGGCCGGCGGCCTCAACAGCAACTTTGCGCTCGCCCGCTACAACACCGACGGCTCGCTCGACACGAGCTTCTCCGGGGACGGTAGGCAGCTAACTGACTTCGGGGGCGAGGATGGCGCGACCGGGATGGCTCTCCAAGGGGACGGCAAAATCATCGCCGTCGGCTTCGGCTTCGGCACCGATCGAACCAGCGATTTCGCGCTTGCTCGCTATCTGGGCGGTTGA
- a CDS encoding ABC transporter permease → MTATQIRFLTLWRRELNRFMKIKKQTIGAPLLETFLYISVFGAALGSRIDQLHGIDYVVFVIPGLIMMAWAINSFANNSSSILQQKFQGAIQDQLSSPASPLELLLAFSLGGFMRGLVVAALTFIAASLLVDLPVDHILVLIPALFLVGFFFAQLGVLIGVRAEQFDDVAVAQTFVLQPLIFLGGVFYSAALLPEPFQTLTHFNPVYYMINLVRYGFLGFTEASVSLSLIALTAATAALFAANLRLFSKGYRLRA, encoded by the coding sequence GTGACCGCCACCCAGATTCGCTTCCTCACCCTCTGGCGGCGCGAGCTCAACCGCTTCATGAAGATCAAGAAGCAGACGATTGGTGCGCCCCTGCTGGAGACTTTCCTCTACATCTCTGTGTTCGGAGCCGCGCTCGGCTCGCGGATCGACCAGCTGCACGGAATCGACTACGTCGTCTTCGTGATTCCCGGCTTGATCATGATGGCCTGGGCGATCAACTCCTTCGCCAACAACTCCTCCTCGATCTTGCAGCAGAAGTTCCAGGGCGCGATCCAGGACCAGCTCTCGTCGCCGGCCTCGCCGCTCGAGCTGCTGCTGGCCTTCTCGCTCGGCGGCTTCATGCGCGGGCTTGTCGTGGCGGCGCTGACCTTCATCGCCGCGTCGCTGCTCGTCGACCTCCCGGTCGACCACATCCTCGTCCTCATCCCGGCGCTGTTTCTTGTCGGCTTCTTCTTCGCCCAGCTCGGGGTCCTGATCGGCGTGCGAGCCGAACAGTTCGACGACGTCGCCGTCGCCCAGACCTTCGTGCTCCAGCCCCTGATCTTCCTCGGAGGCGTCTTCTACTCCGCCGCCCTACTGCCGGAACCGTTCCAGACCCTGACCCATTTCAACCCCGTCTACTACATGATCAACCTGGTCCGCTACGGCTTCCTCGGCTTCACCGAGGCCAGCGTGTCGCTTTCGCTGATCGCCCTAACAGCGGCGACGGCCGCCCTGTTCGCCGCAAATCTGCGCCTGTTCTCGAAGGGCTACCGGCTGCGGGCTTGA
- a CDS encoding ABC transporter ATP-binding protein has product MNSSHSVLDGLAPSASNEALQVQDLVKRYPTGVDALRGVSLDIQPGEFFGLLGPNGAGKSTLIHCATGLAQPTSGTIRVFGHDAIGDYAEARQAVGLAPQELNLDWFLTAEETLDYHAGYFGMRKRDRRERTAELLETFSLTEKRKERTRTLSGGMKRRLILARALMHRPRLLILDEPTAGVDIELRLELWHYVQRINAEGTTILLTTHYLEEAEQLCDKIAFINEGQIVAQGASDELAATYGVANLEDAYLTLVGRKELSRSRVDVEELAS; this is encoded by the coding sequence GTGAACAGCAGTCACTCCGTGCTTGACGGTCTCGCCCCCTCGGCGAGCAACGAGGCCCTTCAGGTCCAGGATCTGGTCAAGCGCTATCCCACGGGGGTCGACGCGCTGCGCGGTGTCTCGCTTGACATCCAACCCGGCGAGTTCTTCGGGCTGCTGGGACCGAACGGCGCCGGCAAGTCGACGCTGATCCACTGTGCGACGGGGCTCGCGCAGCCGACGTCGGGGACGATCCGGGTCTTCGGCCACGACGCGATCGGCGACTACGCCGAGGCCCGCCAGGCCGTGGGGCTGGCTCCGCAGGAGCTCAACCTCGACTGGTTTCTAACCGCAGAGGAAACGCTCGACTATCACGCCGGCTACTTCGGGATGCGCAAGCGCGACCGGCGCGAGCGCACCGCGGAGCTGCTCGAGACGTTCTCGCTTACCGAGAAGCGAAAGGAGCGCACCCGAACCCTCTCCGGCGGCATGAAGCGGCGGCTGATTCTGGCCCGCGCGCTGATGCACCGGCCGCGCCTCCTGATCCTCGACGAGCCAACCGCCGGCGTCGATATTGAGCTGCGGCTCGAGCTCTGGCACTACGTCCAGCGCATCAACGCGGAGGGGACGACGATCCTCCTGACCACGCATTACCTTGAAGAGGCCGAGCAGCTGTGCGACAAGATCGCCTTCATCAACGAGGGCCAGATCGTCGCCCAGGGGGCGAGCGACGAGCTTGCCGCCACCTACGGCGTCGCCAACCTTGAGGACGCCTACTTGACACTGGTCGGGCGCAAGGAGCTCTCGCGCTCGCGCGTCGACGTCGAGGAGCTGGCCTCGTGA
- a CDS encoding dodecin family protein, whose amino-acid sequence MADSVYRVTEVVGVSSDSWEQAAKSAVETVGQSVRDLRIAEVIRQDVTIEEGKISGFRVRLGVSFKYEKQ is encoded by the coding sequence ATGGCAGATAGCGTCTATCGCGTCACCGAAGTAGTCGGCGTCAGTTCGGATTCATGGGAGCAGGCGGCGAAAAGTGCCGTCGAGACAGTCGGCCAGTCCGTGCGAGATTTGCGGATTGCCGAGGTCATCCGGCAGGATGTGACGATCGAGGAGGGCAAGATCTCTGGATTTCGGGTTCGTCTCGGAGTCTCGTTCAAGTACGAAAAGCAGTAG